Proteins encoded together in one Ciona intestinalis chromosome 1, KH, whole genome shotgun sequence window:
- the LOC778606 gene encoding homeobox-containing protein 1 isoform X3, which translates to MRDTRLSPHPEEMGEPDPPKFTVNQILLLQKLKQSGLTKSQIIKGLDEMERFDDVGLGSPGASVSSSTQQVPNGNSPSSVGSTNSGNTVTSCANAGARRNSTSPQSPHLPQVKTNTVIPHPQPIPNHLMFGAHMQNASQLSLIPPVAAWPNTSQAVAVATAASILQNGFAHGNVPHSVYPSLINGRGLLQRGPAMSGTGSTVVEVDGEKIDITEELEDLFRRDQASVKEDIRKFISERHISQSAIAKATRNAISQSYISQWLAQPQDISGQKKKAMYTWYIVERRKPPGLTNGMSSVPPVVFRHNEIENDCISPMMMKSKRGARFTWPKECLSILENYYNANSYPDECKREEIAHACNAIIQSQKPGSMLTELDKVTTVKVYNWFANRRKDDKRRRHIEHVEAMDQHHLIMSPRRNSATSPSPSCHSNDSSQGVESNERCMVIPKKENPMQLALEMAAVNHSIMALVNPHQVDDPMREDEEDDLGESSSEEIQRPEERRPFERLPDNRSYAG; encoded by the exons ATGCGCGACACTAGACTCTCGCCCCATCCCGAAGAAATGGGGGAACCGGACCCCCCCAAGTTCACAGTCAACCAGATCCTTCTCCTGCAAAAGTTAAAGCAAAGTGGTCTCACCAAGTCGCAGATTATAAAAGGACTTGATGAGATGGAAAGATTCGATGATGTGGGACTCGGGAGCCCAGGAGCAAG CGTATCATCATCCACTCAGCAAGTACCGAACGGCAATTCCCCTAGCAGTGTAGGGTCGACTAACAGTGGCAATACAGTGACATCATGTGCTAACGCTGGAGCACGACGCAACAGCACAAGTCCTCAGTCGCCCCATTTACCA CAGGTAAAGACGAATACAGTGATTCCTCATCCCCAGCCTATCCCCAACCATTTGATGTTTGGAGCTCATATGCAG AATGCAAGCCAGCTCTCGCTTATACCGCCTGTTGCTGCGTGGCCAAATACGTCACAAGCCGTTGCCGTAGCAACAGCAGCCAGTATCCTGCAAAACGGTTTTGCTCACGGGAATGTCCCTCATTCTGTGTATCCGAGCCTTATCAACGGCAGAG GACTTCTTCAAAGAGGACCCGCGATGTCGGGAACAGGGAGCACAGTCGTAGAAGTGGATGGTGAGAAGATTGACATCACAGAGGAGCTTGAAGATCTCTTCCGACGGGATCAAGCTTCCGTTAAAGAGGACATCCGAAAATTTATCAGCGAACGTCACATTTCCCAATCCGCAATCGCAAAAGCGACaagaaatg CTATCAGCCAAAGCTACATCTCACAATGGTTAGCCCAACCCCAAGATATCAGCGGGCAGAAGAAGAAAGCCATGTACACTTGGTACATCGTGGAACGTAGAAAACCACCAGGCCTTACTAACG GCATGAGCTCGGTCCCCCCTGTAGTGTTTCGTCACAACGAGATTGAGAATGATTGCATAAGCCCTATGATGATGAAGTCGAAACGAGGAGCAAG GTTCACCTGGCCAAAGGAATGCCTGTCAATACTTGAGAATTATTACAACGCAAACTCCTATCCTGATGAATGTAAACGTGAGGAGATAGCACATGCTTGCAATGCGATCATACAAAGTCAAAAACCAG GCAGCATGCTTACAGAACTGGACAAAGTGACCACtgttaaagtttataattGGTTTGCAAACCGACGCAAAGACGATAAACGTCGTCGTCACATAG AACACGTGGAGGCAATGGACCAACACCATCTCATTATGAGCCCTCGTCGTAACTCGGCCACTTCACCTTCCCCATCTTGTCATTCAAACGACAGCTCACAAGGGGTTGAAAGCAACGAACGC TGCATGGTGATACCCAAGAAAGAAAATCCTATGCAGCTAGCACTTGAAATGGCGGCTGTTAACCATTCAATCATGGCGCTCGTCAACCCGCATCAGGTCGACGATCCGATGCGAGAAGACGAGGAAGACGACCTTGGAGAATCTTCCTCGGAGGAAATCCAACGACCAGAGGAGCGTAGACCGTTTGAACGCTTACCGGACAACCGAAGCTACGCCGGCTGA
- the LOC778606 gene encoding homeobox-containing protein 1 isoform X1, with the protein MRDTRLSPHPEEMGEPDPPKFTVNQILLLQKLKQSGLTKSQIIKGLDEMERFDDVGLGSPGASVSSSTQQVPNGNSPSSVGSTNSGNTVTSCANAGARRNSTSPQSPHLPQVKTNTVIPHPQPIPNHLMFGAHMQNASQLSLIPPVAAWPNTSQAVAVATAASILQNGFAHGNVPHSVYPSLINGRGLLQRGPAMSGTGSTVVEVDGEKIDITEELEDLFRRDQASVKEDIRKFISERHISQSAIAKATRNAISQSYISQWLAQPQDISGQKKKAMYTWYIVERRKPPGLTNGMSSVPPVVFRHNEIENDCISPMMMKSKRGARFTWPKECLSILENYYNANSYPDECKREEIAHACNAIIQSQKPGSMLTELDKVTTVKVYNWFANRRKDDKRRRHIEHVEAMDQHHLIMSPRRNSATSPSPSCHSNDSSQGVESNERNYSSFPLPIPPQCMVIPKKENPMQLALEMAAVNHSIMALVNPHQVDDPMREDEEDDLGESSSEEIQRPEERRPFERLPDNRSYAG; encoded by the exons ATGCGCGACACTAGACTCTCGCCCCATCCCGAAGAAATGGGGGAACCGGACCCCCCCAAGTTCACAGTCAACCAGATCCTTCTCCTGCAAAAGTTAAAGCAAAGTGGTCTCACCAAGTCGCAGATTATAAAAGGACTTGATGAGATGGAAAGATTCGATGATGTGGGACTCGGGAGCCCAGGAGCAAG CGTATCATCATCCACTCAGCAAGTACCGAACGGCAATTCCCCTAGCAGTGTAGGGTCGACTAACAGTGGCAATACAGTGACATCATGTGCTAACGCTGGAGCACGACGCAACAGCACAAGTCCTCAGTCGCCCCATTTACCA CAGGTAAAGACGAATACAGTGATTCCTCATCCCCAGCCTATCCCCAACCATTTGATGTTTGGAGCTCATATGCAG AATGCAAGCCAGCTCTCGCTTATACCGCCTGTTGCTGCGTGGCCAAATACGTCACAAGCCGTTGCCGTAGCAACAGCAGCCAGTATCCTGCAAAACGGTTTTGCTCACGGGAATGTCCCTCATTCTGTGTATCCGAGCCTTATCAACGGCAGAG GACTTCTTCAAAGAGGACCCGCGATGTCGGGAACAGGGAGCACAGTCGTAGAAGTGGATGGTGAGAAGATTGACATCACAGAGGAGCTTGAAGATCTCTTCCGACGGGATCAAGCTTCCGTTAAAGAGGACATCCGAAAATTTATCAGCGAACGTCACATTTCCCAATCCGCAATCGCAAAAGCGACaagaaatg CTATCAGCCAAAGCTACATCTCACAATGGTTAGCCCAACCCCAAGATATCAGCGGGCAGAAGAAGAAAGCCATGTACACTTGGTACATCGTGGAACGTAGAAAACCACCAGGCCTTACTAACG GCATGAGCTCGGTCCCCCCTGTAGTGTTTCGTCACAACGAGATTGAGAATGATTGCATAAGCCCTATGATGATGAAGTCGAAACGAGGAGCAAG GTTCACCTGGCCAAAGGAATGCCTGTCAATACTTGAGAATTATTACAACGCAAACTCCTATCCTGATGAATGTAAACGTGAGGAGATAGCACATGCTTGCAATGCGATCATACAAAGTCAAAAACCAG GCAGCATGCTTACAGAACTGGACAAAGTGACCACtgttaaagtttataattGGTTTGCAAACCGACGCAAAGACGATAAACGTCGTCGTCACATAG AACACGTGGAGGCAATGGACCAACACCATCTCATTATGAGCCCTCGTCGTAACTCGGCCACTTCACCTTCCCCATCTTGTCATTCAAACGACAGCTCACAAGGGGTTGAAAGCAACGAACGC AACTACAGCTCATTCCCACTACCTATCCCCCCACAGTGCATGGTGATACCCAAGAAAGAAAATCCTATGCAGCTAGCACTTGAAATGGCGGCTGTTAACCATTCAATCATGGCGCTCGTCAACCCGCATCAGGTCGACGATCCGATGCGAGAAGACGAGGAAGACGACCTTGGAGAATCTTCCTCGGAGGAAATCCAACGACCAGAGGAGCGTAGACCGTTTGAACGCTTACCGGACAACCGAAGCTACGCCGGCTGA
- the LOC778606 gene encoding homeobox-containing protein 1 isoform X2 — protein MRDTRLSPHPEEMGEPDPPKFTVNQILLLQKLKQSGLTKSQIIKGLDEMERFDDVGLGSPGASVSSSTQQVPNGNSPSSVGSTNSGNTVTSCANAGARRNSTSPQSPHLPVKTNTVIPHPQPIPNHLMFGAHMQNASQLSLIPPVAAWPNTSQAVAVATAASILQNGFAHGNVPHSVYPSLINGRGLLQRGPAMSGTGSTVVEVDGEKIDITEELEDLFRRDQASVKEDIRKFISERHISQSAIAKATRNAISQSYISQWLAQPQDISGQKKKAMYTWYIVERRKPPGLTNGMSSVPPVVFRHNEIENDCISPMMMKSKRGARFTWPKECLSILENYYNANSYPDECKREEIAHACNAIIQSQKPGSMLTELDKVTTVKVYNWFANRRKDDKRRRHIEHVEAMDQHHLIMSPRRNSATSPSPSCHSNDSSQGVESNERNYSSFPLPIPPQCMVIPKKENPMQLALEMAAVNHSIMALVNPHQVDDPMREDEEDDLGESSSEEIQRPEERRPFERLPDNRSYAG, from the exons ATGCGCGACACTAGACTCTCGCCCCATCCCGAAGAAATGGGGGAACCGGACCCCCCCAAGTTCACAGTCAACCAGATCCTTCTCCTGCAAAAGTTAAAGCAAAGTGGTCTCACCAAGTCGCAGATTATAAAAGGACTTGATGAGATGGAAAGATTCGATGATGTGGGACTCGGGAGCCCAGGAGCAAG CGTATCATCATCCACTCAGCAAGTACCGAACGGCAATTCCCCTAGCAGTGTAGGGTCGACTAACAGTGGCAATACAGTGACATCATGTGCTAACGCTGGAGCACGACGCAACAGCACAAGTCCTCAGTCGCCCCATTTACCA GTAAAGACGAATACAGTGATTCCTCATCCCCAGCCTATCCCCAACCATTTGATGTTTGGAGCTCATATGCAG AATGCAAGCCAGCTCTCGCTTATACCGCCTGTTGCTGCGTGGCCAAATACGTCACAAGCCGTTGCCGTAGCAACAGCAGCCAGTATCCTGCAAAACGGTTTTGCTCACGGGAATGTCCCTCATTCTGTGTATCCGAGCCTTATCAACGGCAGAG GACTTCTTCAAAGAGGACCCGCGATGTCGGGAACAGGGAGCACAGTCGTAGAAGTGGATGGTGAGAAGATTGACATCACAGAGGAGCTTGAAGATCTCTTCCGACGGGATCAAGCTTCCGTTAAAGAGGACATCCGAAAATTTATCAGCGAACGTCACATTTCCCAATCCGCAATCGCAAAAGCGACaagaaatg CTATCAGCCAAAGCTACATCTCACAATGGTTAGCCCAACCCCAAGATATCAGCGGGCAGAAGAAGAAAGCCATGTACACTTGGTACATCGTGGAACGTAGAAAACCACCAGGCCTTACTAACG GCATGAGCTCGGTCCCCCCTGTAGTGTTTCGTCACAACGAGATTGAGAATGATTGCATAAGCCCTATGATGATGAAGTCGAAACGAGGAGCAAG GTTCACCTGGCCAAAGGAATGCCTGTCAATACTTGAGAATTATTACAACGCAAACTCCTATCCTGATGAATGTAAACGTGAGGAGATAGCACATGCTTGCAATGCGATCATACAAAGTCAAAAACCAG GCAGCATGCTTACAGAACTGGACAAAGTGACCACtgttaaagtttataattGGTTTGCAAACCGACGCAAAGACGATAAACGTCGTCGTCACATAG AACACGTGGAGGCAATGGACCAACACCATCTCATTATGAGCCCTCGTCGTAACTCGGCCACTTCACCTTCCCCATCTTGTCATTCAAACGACAGCTCACAAGGGGTTGAAAGCAACGAACGC AACTACAGCTCATTCCCACTACCTATCCCCCCACAGTGCATGGTGATACCCAAGAAAGAAAATCCTATGCAGCTAGCACTTGAAATGGCGGCTGTTAACCATTCAATCATGGCGCTCGTCAACCCGCATCAGGTCGACGATCCGATGCGAGAAGACGAGGAAGACGACCTTGGAGAATCTTCCTCGGAGGAAATCCAACGACCAGAGGAGCGTAGACCGTTTGAACGCTTACCGGACAACCGAAGCTACGCCGGCTGA